Genomic DNA from Methanofollis sp. W23:
TATGAGAGAGGAGGAGCGAGAACTGGTGGTGAGGGAGTTCCTCGGGAACCTCGACCACGAGAGACCTGAGTTCAGGTGGGGGGCGGCCGAAGCGCTCGGGCGGCTCGGGGATATGCGGGCGGTCGAGCCCCTGATCAGGGCGCTGGAGGACGACCCCGACCCCAGGGTGCGCAAGAAGGCGGCATGGGCCCTCGGCCAGCTCGGGGACCTCAGGGCGCAGCGCCCGCTTCTCGTGGCCCTCGGCGACCGGGACGACGACGTGCAGGAGATCGCCGGGGAGGCGCTGGAAGTGTTGAAACGGAAACTCCTTCTGCAGAGTGTGAGGTGATGAATACCGCTCATTACACGGGCTCAACCTCTGTCGCTACACCTCGCGAGAGCCCTCTCCTCTCTCCATGCATCAACACGGTCTGGGGACCTCCCCGAGGATGACCGCAAGAGGACAGAACAGATCCCACAACCCCCAGGGGTGTGCGCACCCCCTCGAATCAAAACATTCTTTTCAGAGATTCCGGCTCTGGAGAACCCCTCCCCTATCGTGTGGGGGAGACGTGTGTCCCTCGCCATCTCACCTCTTCATGCCGGAGGCGCTGCCCCCCGGTCGAGGCCAGGGCGTCGCACTCCAGGAAGGAAAGATTTCAGTTCAAGACGAGGGTCGGGCCTCAGGGAATTTTGGGACATGCTCATGGTTCAGGAATGATCGACTAGAACCTGGAGGATCGTCGCGCTGTGTGTGGTGTCGAAGTGGATCTCGTGCATGGTGATGTGGACGTAGGGGTAATTACAGACACACGCCTTGATGAGTGGCCTGACCTGCAGTGTGGAGAACCGGACAGTCGTGATACTCTGTGAATATCAGTGTGGTCCTGCCGGCGTGCGCAACGGATCTGCGCGAAAAAAGAGGAGACGAACCAGGGGAGATGGTTGCACCCAGTCTTCCATTTATTTCAGGCTCAGACGATCTCCAGGTACTCGAGCATCAGGGCATCGACAATGGAATCGGTCGTAGCCTCGTCAGTATCGTAGAGTTCGACGATGTATTCCCTGATCCAGGTCTCCAGGTCGACATCTGCACATCGGTCAGGATAGACCGCCTTTGCCATGATCATCATGTTGATCGGGAACTCGAGCCGCTCGGATTTGCAGGGCGTGGCCGCCAGAGCGTAGACCTCCCCCTCTTTAAGCGCCCTGAGGTCCTGGATGGTGTCATATTGTGTGTCCTCGTAGAGCTGCCGCGGCGGATGGTAGCCACTCCAGGTGCTGAGGATGATGACGTCTGGATCGAGGGCGAGCAACTGCTCTGCCGAGATCATATTTCTGCCCGATTCGGTGTAGGCACTCCTGACATGGACGACGTCCTCCATCATCCCCACCTCCGTGGTCCCTGAACCGAATGCGTATCCCGCTCCTCCTTTGTCCTTTGCATAGGTCGGGGCCCCGAAGTAGAGGACGCGTTTCTGTTCGGCCGGTGGGATGTCCTGTGTGCGGTCGTGGATAGAGGTAACCCGTGAATGGATCGTTTCCACGATCTCTTCTGCCCGGTCCTCTTTCCCGAAGACCGCACCAAGCACCCTGATCTCCTCGTACATCGTATCCACTGACGGGTGTTCATAACAGGAGGGATACTTCAGGACGACAACCGGGACCCCGGCAGACTCGAGCTGGTTCAGGAACCTCCCGGTGTTCTCTTCCTGTTCGCCGAGATCGCGAAGGATGACGAGGTCGGGGTTTAAGCCGGCGATTGTCTCCACATTGGGAGGACCATATGGCCCGCCAAACCCGCCGACATTGGTCAGACGGTCCAGTTCAGGATTGAGTATTTTTCCGATCCAGGTATTTACCGTGTAATCGGTGCCGTTCCAGACATATGTTCCTTTTATTATGGGTTTCTCGTAGATGCTCCCTCCCACGATACGGTCTTCCACCCCGAAGATGTACATCGTGGTGTCGATGAGGGACCTGGAGATGGTCACGACCCGTTGCGGATCGTCGGGGACCGTCACCTCGACGCCACGCATATCGGTGATGGTCTTCCACCTGTCTGCGTCGGTGTTCTCCGGCCCGGGCGTTCCCTCTCCGGCGGGGTGTGCCGTCGCAAGGAAGAGAGTGACGATGATCGCAACGCAGATGCACGCCGCGACACCGATGATCAGAACATTCTGCTTTTCCATAACTCATTCACTCGCAGGTCGGGCAGGTCTCGACGCACCAGTCCATCCACTGCGCCGACCGCAACGCCTCTGCGGTCTCGTCGTCCACGCCGTAGACGTTTTTGTAGAAGTCCAGCAGCCACTCGCCGAGATCGATGTCGGCGAAGCGGTCTGGATAGGCGGCCTTGGCGATCACCATCACGTCGATCGGGTACTCGAGACGCTTGGCGCAGTTGCAGGGCTCCCACGGGAACGATGAGACGCGCAAGTTTTTCACGGCCGAGAGTTCTGCGACATTCTGGTAGTAGGGCGCCGAGTAGAGTTCCTCAGGTGGGTGGTATCCCGAAGAGGTGCCGAGCACGATCACATCCGGGTCCAGGGCAAGGAGTTGCTCTGCCGAGACGACGACCGAATTTCCTGGTTCCTGGTAGGCGTTCTTTGCGTGGACAATCTCCTCGATAAAGTACGACTCGATGGTGTCGATCCCCTTCACATTTCCTGCCCCTCCATTTTTCCGGGAACTGGGCGAGGCACCGAAGACGAGAACGTCCGGTTTTTCATCTTCTGGAATGCCTATGGTTCGTTCAAATACTTGAGTGGTCTGGGATTCAAGATAGTCTGCAAGTTCGCCAGCCCTCTCTTCTTTTCCGAAGACCTCGCCGATGATCCTGATCTCGTCTGACATCGTCGAGAGGTCGGGGTCGTCATAGCACGGGTGTGCCTTGAGCACGACAACCGGGATCCCGAGATCTTCGATGGTCCGGATGGTCTTCTGCACCCCCTCGTCTTTCATCGAGCGAAGCGTGCATGACCCTGCCCGCAGGATGACCACGTCGGGGTCAAGCCCTGCCAGGGTCTCGTAATTGATGGCCGTACCTGATTTTCCGACAAGAGGTAGGTCCATGATCCAGGGGTTCAGGTAGGTGACAGGGTTCATCCCGTCTTTATACTCGTAGGTCTCCCCGCCACTGGTCTGAAAGGTGTAGTTGAAGTTTCTCTGGATGCACGACGATCCAACCCCGACGATCTTTTTCTCCTCTCCAAGAACAGTCATCACGCTCTCGATGAGGCCGTCGGAGACCGTGACGACGCGCCTGATCTCGGTCGGCACCTGCACCTCGACGCCGCGGGAGTCGACGACTGTCCGGTATTCGGTTTCGTCGCCGCTCAGGCCAGATGCATCTCCCGACTGTTCTGTACCCATACATCCCGCGGAGAGGATGAGCAGAAATGCCAGACACAGGACGACGGTCGCCCGGCCGCGCCTCCCGCTCACTGGCACCTGTTCACCTCCCACCAGAACTTCACCCGTGTGGTCATGCCCGAGTGGAGGAGCGTCCCGCCGTTCGTCGTGAGCGTCCTGGCGAGATAGTCTCTCAGCACCCTCTCCTGTGCGGGCGTCTCGACCCTGTACTGCGCTCTGAATTCGGCGACTGCTGTATCGAGGTCAGGGAAGGTGCGGGTGTGTGCCATCCGTGAGGTCTGGACATTCGGGCAGATCCCCATCGAATAGAGGACATTGAAGAGGACATCGGCCTTCGGTCCCTGGCGATATTCTGTCCCGTGGAGTGCCGGCCAGAGGTCGATCTGCGCCTGTTCCCAGGTCGTCGTGCCGGCAAACCAGTAGAGATACACCCATCGCGAGGAGACCTTGCACATCGCCTCGATCGCCGCCCTGATATCAGGCATCCCGAGCGAATACGACGCGACCACGACGTCGAACCGTCCGTCGAGATCGACGGCCGGGTCGAGATCTTCCCAGCGTTTTCGCACAACCGAGAGGTTTGTTAGCCCTTCTTTCTCGGCATATTCGGTCATCACCTCGGCCATCCCGTCTGCCGGTTCGACGGCGGTGACGTGAGCGGCGACACCTGCAAGCGGCACCGCCAGGGTTCCAGGCCCGGCCCCGATATCGAGCACCCGTGTGCCGGACTCGACCGGCAGGGTGGTGATGATGTTGAGGATCCGTTCTGGATTGTCCAGGGATCGATTCAAGAAATCCCGTGCTCTCTCCCGGGACTCCCAGATCGAGGCACATTCGTCGCTGCCGCGGCAGTGCAGATTTTCATTGTACAGTTCCTTCCAGACATCGTTCCAGTCAATTTTGTTGTGTTTCATTGAGATTCTCCATACTTTTGATAATTGTGCGGTACTGCATCCACATCAATACTCAACTGCATCTCAGCCCCCTCCACGCCAGGCACCCGGGCATCCCTGGTGCAGGGACGGTCGGTCACGCAGCGCGGCATCACCATCTGCACGCCGTCAAGCGTCCGGACGGAGCAGGCGTCCTCGTATATCGTCCTGAGCACCTCCTCTGAGATCACGCTGGCAGGTTCGCCCTCGGCCACGACGCGGCCATCCCCCACCACCACCACCCGGTCGCAGAACCAGGCGACATGGTTTGGGTCATGGCTGCAGGCGAGGATGGTCTTGCCGTCCTCGGCGATATCGCGCATGATCTCCCAGATGCGCATCTGGTTCTGGAAGTCCAGCGCGCTTGTCGGCTCGTCAAGGAAGAGTATCGGGGTGTCCTGCGCAATGGCGCGGGCCATCAGGACCATCTGGCGTTGCCCGCCTGAGAGGTGGTTGTACGGGCGGTCGGCAAGATCGGTGATGCCGAGGGCGGCAAGGGCGTCCATCGCGATCTCTTTGTCACGCCTCTTCACCCCGAAGAACCCCCCCAGGTGGGGTGTCCGGCCCATAAGGACGACTTCTCGCACAAGGTACGGGAAAGGGGGTTTGTGCTCCTGCGGCACGTAGGCCACGACCCGTGCGAGGTGCTCGATTGAGCGCTGCGAGATATCTTCGCCGCACATCTGCACCGTACCCTGTTCGGCACGCAAAAAGCGGAGGCAGCACTTGAACAGTGTGGTCTTCCCTGACCCGTTGGGGCCAAAAAGCCCGCAGAGTTCACCTTCTCCTACCGAGAAAGAGACCCCCGAGAGAACAGGGACATCTTCGTATTTGAAATGGATATCCTGGACACGTAACATCGCATTCATCCGAAGATCACCTTGCCCTTATGACGGAGCAGATAGCAGAGGTAGGGGGCGCCGAGGATGGAGGCCAGGATGCCGACCGGGATCTCTGCCGCGGTCAGCGTCCTGGCAAGGGTGTCGCAGATGATCAGGTAGCACCCTCCCATCATCATCGACGCAGGGATCACGAATCGGTTGTCAGGGCCGAGGATCATCCTGGAGGCGTGGGGCATCATGAGCCCGACCCATGCGATGATCCCGACGAGCGAGACGGCGAAGGCGGTGATGGCGGTGGCGAACGTGATGACCACGATCTTGTACTTTTCCGGGTTCACCCCGAGTGTCCGCGCCTCCTCGTCGCCCATGGAGAGGATGTTCAGTTTCCACCCGAGCGCCCAGAGAACAAAAAAACTCACGAGGACCACGGGGACAAAGAGGATTACGTCGTTCCATGTCGCGTAGTAAAACCCGCCCATCAGCCAGAAGACGATCTCCCTGAGTGCGGTGTCGTCCGCGATGTACTTGAGAAGCGAGACGAGGGCGGCAAAGATCGACCCGATGATGACGCCGGCGAGGATGAGGGTGATGACAGGGGTCTCACCGCGGACGCGGGCGAGGAAGTAGGCCATTGTCACTGCAAGGGCGCCGAAGGCGAACGCGGAGACCTGGATCGAAAAAAATATCGCGGGAAAGACGATTGCAAGTGCCGCCCCGAACGCTGCTCCCGACGAGACGCCGAGGATATAGGGTTCGACCAGGGGGTTTCGGAAGACGCCCTGAAAGACAGCGCCCGCAATGGCAAGCGCCCCGCCGACCGAGGCGGCGAGGAGAACTCTTGGTACGCGGATGTTCCAGATGATGGTGTTGTGCAGTTTGGGCAGGGCGGTCACGTCGCCGAGGGTGAGATGGACGAAGATCGTCTGGTACACGTCGGCGATCGTGAGGT
This window encodes:
- a CDS encoding iron ABC transporter permease, translating into MTESTGFKQFFTNLGYDHVEGFGEGRKIAVLVALAILLFVTACIAVIAGAYDLTIADVYQTIFVHLTLGDVTALPKLHNTIIWNIRVPRVLLAASVGGALAIAGAVFQGVFRNPLVEPYILGVSSGAAFGAALAIVFPAIFFSIQVSAFAFGALAVTMAYFLARVRGETPVITLILAGVIIGSIFAALVSLLKYIADDTALREIVFWLMGGFYYATWNDVILFVPVVLVSFFVLWALGWKLNILSMGDEEARTLGVNPEKYKIVVITFATAITAFAVSLVGIIAWVGLMMPHASRMILGPDNRFVIPASMMMGGCYLIICDTLARTLTAAEIPVGILASILGAPYLCYLLRHKGKVIFG
- a CDS encoding HEAT repeat domain-containing protein, with the translated sequence MREEERELVVREFLGNLDHERPEFRWGAAEALGRLGDMRAVEPLIRALEDDPDPRVRKKAAWALGQLGDLRAQRPLLVALGDRDDDVQEIAGEALEVLKRKLLLQSVR
- a CDS encoding class I SAM-dependent methyltransferase, encoding MKHNKIDWNDVWKELYNENLHCRGSDECASIWESRERARDFLNRSLDNPERILNIITTLPVESGTRVLDIGAGPGTLAVPLAGVAAHVTAVEPADGMAEVMTEYAEKEGLTNLSVVRKRWEDLDPAVDLDGRFDVVVASYSLGMPDIRAAIEAMCKVSSRWVYLYWFAGTTTWEQAQIDLWPALHGTEYRQGPKADVLFNVLYSMGICPNVQTSRMAHTRTFPDLDTAVAEFRAQYRVETPAQERVLRDYLARTLTTNGGTLLHSGMTTRVKFWWEVNRCQ
- a CDS encoding ABC transporter ATP-binding protein is translated as MNAMLRVQDIHFKYEDVPVLSGVSFSVGEGELCGLFGPNGSGKTTLFKCCLRFLRAEQGTVQMCGEDISQRSIEHLARVVAYVPQEHKPPFPYLVREVVLMGRTPHLGGFFGVKRRDKEIAMDALAALGITDLADRPYNHLSGGQRQMVLMARAIAQDTPILFLDEPTSALDFQNQMRIWEIMRDIAEDGKTILACSHDPNHVAWFCDRVVVVGDGRVVAEGEPASVISEEVLRTIYEDACSVRTLDGVQMVMPRCVTDRPCTRDARVPGVEGAEMQLSIDVDAVPHNYQKYGESQ
- a CDS encoding ABC transporter substrate-binding protein is translated as MPVSGRRGRATVVLCLAFLLILSAGCMGTEQSGDASGLSGDETEYRTVVDSRGVEVQVPTEIRRVVTVSDGLIESVMTVLGEEKKIVGVGSSCIQRNFNYTFQTSGGETYEYKDGMNPVTYLNPWIMDLPLVGKSGTAINYETLAGLDPDVVILRAGSCTLRSMKDEGVQKTIRTIEDLGIPVVVLKAHPCYDDPDLSTMSDEIRIIGEVFGKEERAGELADYLESQTTQVFERTIGIPEDEKPDVLVFGASPSSRKNGGAGNVKGIDTIESYFIEEIVHAKNAYQEPGNSVVVSAEQLLALDPDVIVLGTSSGYHPPEELYSAPYYQNVAELSAVKNLRVSSFPWEPCNCAKRLEYPIDVMVIAKAAYPDRFADIDLGEWLLDFYKNVYGVDDETAEALRSAQWMDWCVETCPTCE
- a CDS encoding ABC transporter substrate-binding protein codes for the protein MEKQNVLIIGVAACICVAIIVTLFLATAHPAGEGTPGPENTDADRWKTITDMRGVEVTVPDDPQRVVTISRSLIDTTMYIFGVEDRIVGGSIYEKPIIKGTYVWNGTDYTVNTWIGKILNPELDRLTNVGGFGGPYGPPNVETIAGLNPDLVILRDLGEQEENTGRFLNQLESAGVPVVVLKYPSCYEHPSVDTMYEEIRVLGAVFGKEDRAEEIVETIHSRVTSIHDRTQDIPPAEQKRVLYFGAPTYAKDKGGAGYAFGSGTTEVGMMEDVVHVRSAYTESGRNMISAEQLLALDPDVIILSTWSGYHPPRQLYEDTQYDTIQDLRALKEGEVYALAATPCKSERLEFPINMMIMAKAVYPDRCADVDLETWIREYIVELYDTDEATTDSIVDALMLEYLEIV